Proteins encoded within one genomic window of Bradyrhizobium sp. CB1717:
- a CDS encoding DinB family protein — MSAGLVQTYRAFAHNSAWANHRLLAACAGLSQSEFEAHRTGFFPSIQRTLNHIYVIDLFYIDALEGGWLGPRAWANEVPYASVSELKPAQAAMDKRLLTICDALTPELLDGDVRINRDTSVQTERRDRLLMHLFQHQIHHRGQAHAMLSATSVAPPQLDEFFAAGEAPLRAAEFAELGWTEATVWKA, encoded by the coding sequence ATGTCCGCTGGCCTCGTGCAAACCTACCGCGCCTTCGCGCACAACAGTGCCTGGGCGAACCATCGCCTGCTCGCCGCCTGCGCCGGCCTAAGCCAGTCGGAATTCGAAGCCCACCGCACCGGCTTCTTCCCGAGCATTCAGCGCACGCTGAACCATATCTACGTCATCGACCTCTTCTACATCGATGCACTCGAGGGGGGCTGGCTCGGACCGCGCGCCTGGGCGAACGAGGTGCCGTACGCCTCAGTTTCCGAGCTGAAGCCTGCCCAGGCAGCGATGGACAAGCGCCTGCTGACCATCTGCGACGCGCTCACGCCCGAGCTTCTCGACGGCGATGTCCGGATCAACCGCGACACCAGCGTCCAGACCGAACGCCGCGACCGGCTGCTGATGCACCTGTTTCAACATCAGATCCATCACCGCGGACAGGCGCACGCGATGCTGTCCGCAACCAGCGTCGCGCCGCCCCAGCTCGACGAGTTCTTCGCGGCGGGAGAGGCGCCGCTCAGGGCCGCCGAGTTCGCCGAGCTCGGATGGACCGAGGCGACCGTGTGGAAGGCCTAG
- the uvrA gene encoding excinuclease ABC subunit UvrA, which produces MDEVIKAKRQQQNAGSSLRAITIRGAREHNLKNIDVEIPRDKLVVFTGLSGSGKSSLAFDTIYAEGQRRYVESLSAYARQFLEMMQKPDVDQIDGLSPAISIEQKTTSKNPRSTVGTVTEIYDYMRLLWARVGVPYSPATGLPIESQTVSQMVDRVLALPEGTRLYLLAPVVRGRKGEYRKELAEWLKKGFQRVKIDGTFYELAEAPTLDKKFPHDIDVVVDRIVVRADIGQRLAESFETALKLAEGLAVVEFADAPAAAPAEEKKKTAKIHDKSGPERILFSEKFACPVSGFTIPEIEPRLFSFNNPYGACPACGGLGVEQHVDEDLVIPDKELSLRKGAIAPWAKSSSPYYEQTLTALGKHYKFTLDTKWKDLAKKTKDAILYGSGEDEIKFSYQDGVRSYDTKKPFEGVITNINRRYRETESEWAREELAKYFHDVPCEGCKGFRLKPEALCVKVGTKHIGEISELSVKKAGEWFETVPEALNKQQNEIAGRILKEIRERLTFLLDVGLNYLTLSRSSGTLSGGESQRIRLASQIGSGLTGVLYVLDEPSIGLHQRDNARLLDTLKRLRDLGNTVVVVEHDEDAIRLADYVLDIGPGAGMHGGNIVAEGTPAEIMRNPKSLTGKYLTGELEVEVPERRPPNHRRTIKVVNARGNNLKNVTAEIPLGLFTCVTGVSGGGKSTLLIDTLYRAIARKLNNASEGAAPHDRIEGLEHIDKIIDIDQSPIGRTPRSNPATYTGAFTPIREWFAGLPESKARGYEPGRFSFNVKGGRCEACQGDGVIKIEMHFLPDVYVTCDVCKGKRYNRETLEVLFKGKSIADVLDMTVEEAAEFFKAVPRVRETFQTLHRVGLDYIHVGQQATTLSGGEAQRVKLAKELSKRATGRTLYILDEPTTGLHFHDVKKLLEVLHELVAQGNTVVVIEHNLEVIKTADWVIDLGPEGGDGGGEIVAWGPPEDIAKAPRSYTGKFLEPVLKKARKPKRRSTSEAAE; this is translated from the coding sequence ATGGATGAAGTGATCAAGGCGAAGCGCCAACAACAGAACGCGGGCTCCAGCCTGCGCGCAATTACGATCCGTGGCGCGCGCGAGCACAACCTCAAGAATATCGACGTCGAGATCCCCCGCGACAAGCTGGTGGTGTTCACTGGCCTCTCCGGCTCCGGCAAATCCTCGCTCGCCTTCGACACCATCTACGCCGAGGGCCAGCGCCGCTACGTCGAATCGCTGTCGGCCTATGCCCGCCAGTTCCTGGAGATGATGCAGAAGCCCGATGTCGACCAGATCGACGGCCTGTCGCCGGCGATCTCGATCGAGCAGAAGACGACCTCGAAGAACCCGCGCTCGACCGTCGGCACCGTCACCGAGATCTACGACTACATGCGCCTGCTCTGGGCCCGCGTCGGCGTGCCCTATTCGCCGGCCACCGGCCTGCCGATCGAGAGCCAGACCGTCTCGCAGATGGTCGACCGCGTGCTGGCGCTGCCCGAGGGCACGCGTCTCTATCTGCTCGCCCCCGTCGTGCGCGGCCGCAAGGGCGAGTACCGCAAAGAGCTCGCCGAATGGCTCAAGAAGGGCTTTCAGCGCGTCAAGATCGACGGCACCTTCTATGAGCTGGCGGAAGCCCCGACGCTCGACAAGAAATTTCCGCACGACATCGACGTCGTGGTCGACCGCATCGTCGTGCGCGCCGACATCGGCCAGCGCCTCGCCGAGAGTTTTGAGACCGCGCTGAAGCTCGCCGAGGGCCTCGCCGTCGTCGAGTTCGCCGACGCGCCGGCCGCCGCGCCCGCCGAGGAAAAGAAGAAGACCGCAAAAATCCACGACAAGAGCGGGCCCGAGCGTATCCTGTTCTCGGAAAAGTTCGCCTGCCCGGTCTCCGGCTTCACCATTCCCGAGATCGAGCCGCGGCTGTTCTCGTTCAACAACCCCTATGGCGCCTGCCCGGCCTGCGGCGGCCTCGGCGTCGAGCAGCATGTCGACGAGGACCTCGTCATCCCCGACAAGGAGCTCTCCTTGCGCAAGGGCGCGATCGCGCCCTGGGCCAAGTCATCCTCGCCCTATTACGAGCAGACGCTGACCGCGCTCGGCAAGCACTACAAGTTCACGCTCGACACCAAGTGGAAGGATCTCGCCAAGAAAACCAAGGACGCGATCCTCTACGGCTCCGGCGAGGACGAAATCAAGTTCTCCTACCAGGACGGCGTGCGCTCCTACGACACCAAGAAGCCTTTCGAGGGCGTCATCACCAACATCAACCGCCGCTATCGCGAGACCGAGAGCGAGTGGGCGCGTGAGGAGCTGGCAAAGTATTTCCACGACGTGCCCTGCGAGGGCTGCAAGGGTTTCCGGCTCAAGCCCGAGGCGCTCTGCGTCAAGGTCGGGACTAAGCATATCGGCGAGATCTCGGAGCTGTCGGTCAAGAAGGCCGGCGAGTGGTTCGAGACCGTGCCGGAGGCGCTGAACAAGCAGCAGAACGAGATCGCCGGCCGCATCCTGAAGGAGATCCGCGAGCGCCTGACCTTCCTGCTCGACGTCGGCCTCAACTATCTGACGCTGTCCCGCTCCTCGGGCACGCTGTCCGGCGGCGAGAGCCAGCGCATTCGCCTGGCCTCGCAGATCGGCTCGGGCCTCACGGGCGTGCTCTACGTGCTGGACGAGCCGTCGATCGGCCTGCACCAGCGCGACAACGCCCGCCTGCTCGATACGCTGAAGCGGCTGCGCGATCTCGGCAACACCGTGGTCGTGGTCGAGCATGACGAGGATGCCATCCGGCTTGCCGACTACGTGCTCGACATCGGGCCCGGCGCCGGCATGCATGGCGGCAACATCGTTGCCGAAGGCACGCCTGCCGAGATCATGCGCAACCCGAAATCGCTCACCGGCAAGTACCTGACCGGCGAGCTCGAGGTCGAGGTGCCGGAGCGCCGTCCGCCGAACCATCGCCGCACCATCAAGGTGGTGAACGCGCGCGGCAATAACCTCAAGAACGTCACCGCCGAGATTCCGCTCGGCCTGTTCACCTGCGTCACCGGCGTCTCCGGCGGCGGCAAGTCGACGCTCCTCATCGACACGCTCTATCGCGCCATCGCCCGCAAGCTCAACAATGCCAGCGAGGGCGCAGCCCCGCACGACCGCATCGAGGGCCTCGAGCACATCGACAAGATCATCGACATCGACCAGTCGCCGATCGGCCGCACCCCGCGCTCGAATCCGGCGACCTATACCGGCGCCTTCACGCCGATCCGCGAATGGTTCGCCGGCCTGCCCGAGTCAAAAGCGCGCGGCTACGAGCCCGGCCGCTTCTCCTTCAACGTCAAGGGCGGCCGCTGCGAGGCCTGCCAAGGCGACGGCGTCATCAAGATCGAGATGCACTTTTTGCCCGACGTCTATGTCACCTGCGACGTCTGCAAGGGCAAGCGCTACAACCGGGAGACGCTGGAAGTCCTGTTCAAGGGCAAGAGCATCGCCGACGTGCTCGACATGACCGTCGAGGAAGCCGCCGAGTTCTTCAAGGCGGTGCCGCGCGTGCGGGAAACCTTCCAGACCCTGCACCGCGTCGGCCTCGATTACATCCATGTCGGCCAGCAGGCGACGACCCTCTCGGGCGGCGAAGCCCAGCGCGTCAAACTTGCAAAAGAGCTGTCGAAGCGCGCCACCGGCCGCACGCTCTACATCCTCGACGAGCCGACCACCGGCCTGCACTTCCACGACGTCAAGAAGCTGCTGGAGGTGCTGCACGAGCTGGTCGCACAGGGCAACACGGTGGTCGTCATCGAGCACAATCTCGAGGTCATCAAGACCGCCGATTGGGTCATCGACCTCGGCCCTGAGGGCGGCGACGGCGGCGGCGAAATCGTGGCGTGGGGACCGCCGGAAGACATTGCCAAGGCACCGCGGAGCTACACGGGCAAGTTTCTGGAGCCGGTGCTGAAGAAGGCGCGGAAGCCGAAGCGGCGGAGCACGAGCGAGGCGGCGGAGTAA
- a CDS encoding outer membrane beta-barrel protein, producing the protein MKKILLASASLFVLSALTPASAADLAARPYTKAPVAVASIYNWSGFYIGANAGGGSSHNCWDTTAVVGVAVPVTAEGCHNATGAIVGGQIGYRWQSASWVFGLEAQGDWADLKGSNTSSPAAFFPLVNNTKIDAIGLFTGQVGYAWNNVLWYVKGGAAVTHNKFSGTLAGVTLDTANETRWGGTVGTGIEFGFAPNWSVGVEYNHLFMGKHTDTFTFLGVNTRSDSIKQDVDMATVRVNYTFGGPVVAKY; encoded by the coding sequence ATGAAGAAGATTTTGCTGGCTTCGGCCAGCCTGTTCGTACTCAGCGCGTTGACACCGGCCTCGGCGGCCGATCTTGCGGCCCGCCCCTACACCAAGGCGCCGGTCGCTGTGGCCTCGATCTACAACTGGAGCGGATTCTACATCGGCGCCAACGCCGGTGGCGGCTCCAGCCACAATTGCTGGGATACGACCGCTGTGGTCGGCGTGGCTGTCCCCGTCACGGCTGAAGGTTGCCACAATGCGACCGGCGCAATCGTCGGCGGCCAGATCGGCTATCGTTGGCAGTCCGCCAGCTGGGTGTTCGGCCTCGAAGCCCAGGGCGATTGGGCTGACCTGAAGGGCTCGAACACCAGCTCGCCCGCCGCTTTCTTCCCGCTGGTGAACAACACCAAGATCGACGCCATCGGCCTCTTCACCGGTCAGGTGGGCTACGCCTGGAACAACGTGCTCTGGTACGTGAAGGGCGGCGCGGCCGTCACCCACAACAAGTTCAGCGGCACTCTGGCCGGCGTCACGCTCGACACCGCCAACGAGACCCGCTGGGGCGGCACCGTCGGCACCGGCATCGAGTTCGGCTTCGCTCCGAACTGGTCGGTCGGCGTCGAGTACAACCACTTGTTCATGGGCAAGCACACCGACACCTTCACCTTCCTGGGCGTGAACACCCGCAGCGATAGCATCAAGCAGGACGTGGACATGGCCACGGTTCGCGTGAACTATACCTTTGGCGGCCCGGTCGTCGCCAAGTACTGA
- a CDS encoding outer membrane protein: MKKVLLASACLFALAAPASAADLAARPYTKAPVAVASVYNWTGFYLGIVGGGAWEDSGSPRMQGGFVGGTAGYNWQTGNVVFGVEADGSWADVSASVTGATVVPGFGVVTATASSKTDAMGTVRGRIGYAVNNVLFYGTGGYAWIDNKITLSALGVTASDSKWHSGWTVGAGVEAFFAPNWSVKGEYLYRSLGGETYFSGALPTGTLNFHTVQVGVNYHFGGPIVAKY, from the coding sequence ATGAAGAAGGTTTTGTTGGCTTCGGCCTGTTTGTTCGCTCTGGCTGCCCCCGCGTCGGCGGCTGATCTCGCGGCCCGCCCGTACACCAAGGCTCCGGTGGCTGTGGCTTCGGTCTACAACTGGACCGGCTTCTACCTCGGTATCGTCGGCGGCGGCGCCTGGGAAGACTCGGGCAGCCCGCGTATGCAGGGTGGCTTCGTCGGTGGCACCGCCGGCTACAACTGGCAGACCGGCAACGTCGTGTTCGGCGTCGAGGCCGATGGCTCCTGGGCTGACGTCAGCGCCTCTGTGACCGGCGCGACCGTCGTCCCCGGCTTCGGTGTCGTGACCGCGACCGCGAGCTCGAAGACCGACGCCATGGGCACCGTGCGCGGCCGTATCGGCTACGCCGTCAACAACGTGCTGTTCTACGGCACCGGTGGTTATGCCTGGATCGACAACAAGATCACCCTGTCCGCCCTCGGCGTGACCGCGTCGGACAGCAAGTGGCACTCCGGCTGGACCGTCGGCGCGGGCGTCGAAGCGTTCTTCGCTCCGAACTGGTCGGTCAAGGGCGAGTACCTCTATCGCAGCCTCGGCGGCGAGACCTACTTCTCGGGCGCCCTGCCCACCGGCACGCTCAACTTCCACACCGTGCAGGTCGGCGTGAACTATCACTTCGGCGGCCCGATCGTCGCGAAGTACTAA
- a CDS encoding outer membrane beta-barrel protein translates to MNKILIGTIGAVALGLSAPASAADLAARPYTKAPPPMVATIYDWSGFYIGINGGWGSSRNCWDFVTPVTGTLITDGCHNATGGTIGGQVGYRWQSANWVFGVEGQGNWADFSGRNVSPTAAAQQNRTRVDAFGLITGQVGYAWNNVLVYVKGGGAVVDDRYDLIVAPGFVGAGTTFGSASGTRWGGTVGAGVEFGFAPNWSVGFEYDHIFLGTRNVDFTFGGAFVQTERVRQDVDLALIRVNYRWGGPAIARY, encoded by the coding sequence ATGAATAAGATTTTAATTGGTACAATCGGTGCTGTGGCGTTGGGCCTGTCGGCTCCCGCGAGCGCGGCGGATCTGGCGGCGCGTCCTTACACCAAGGCTCCGCCCCCGATGGTCGCGACCATCTACGACTGGAGCGGCTTCTACATCGGCATCAACGGGGGCTGGGGCTCCAGCCGCAATTGCTGGGACTTCGTGACCCCAGTCACCGGTACGCTGATCACCGACGGCTGCCATAACGCAACGGGCGGCACAATCGGTGGTCAGGTCGGCTATCGCTGGCAGTCGGCCAATTGGGTGTTTGGCGTGGAAGGCCAGGGCAACTGGGCTGACTTCAGTGGAAGAAACGTCAGCCCGACCGCTGCAGCTCAGCAGAACCGTACGCGGGTCGATGCCTTCGGCTTGATTACCGGTCAGGTCGGTTATGCCTGGAATAACGTTTTGGTCTACGTGAAGGGCGGCGGCGCCGTAGTGGACGACAGATACGACCTCATCGTCGCGCCGGGCTTTGTGGGTGCTGGCACGACCTTCGGTTCAGCCAGCGGAACACGCTGGGGCGGAACGGTCGGCGCGGGAGTCGAATTTGGCTTCGCCCCGAACTGGTCGGTGGGCTTCGAGTACGATCACATCTTCCTCGGCACGCGAAACGTCGACTTCACCTTTGGCGGAGCCTTCGTTCAGACCGAACGCGTCCGTCAGGACGTCGATCTCGCCCTCATCCGCGTGAACTATCGTTGGGGCGGCCCGGCGATCGCCAGGTACTGA
- a CDS encoding single-stranded DNA-binding protein: MAGSVNKVILVGNLGKDPEIRRTQDGRPIANLSIATSETWRDKNSGERKEKTEWHRVVIFNEGLCKVAEQYLKKGAKVYIEGALQTRKWTDQSGVEKYSTEVVLQGFNSTLTMLDGRGGGGGGGSFGDEPGGDFGSSGPVSSAPRRPVAAGGGRNSDMDDDIPF, encoded by the coding sequence ATGGCGGGAAGCGTCAACAAGGTCATTCTGGTTGGAAATCTCGGCAAGGATCCTGAAATCCGCCGCACCCAGGACGGGCGGCCGATCGCGAATCTGAGCATCGCGACCTCGGAAACCTGGCGCGACAAGAACAGCGGCGAGCGCAAGGAAAAGACCGAGTGGCACCGCGTCGTGATCTTCAATGAAGGGCTCTGCAAGGTCGCCGAGCAGTATCTGAAGAAGGGCGCGAAGGTTTACATCGAAGGCGCGCTCCAGACCCGCAAATGGACCGACCAGAGCGGCGTCGAGAAGTACTCGACCGAGGTCGTGCTCCAGGGCTTCAACTCGACGCTGACGATGCTCGATGGCCGTGGTGGCGGCGGCGGAGGCGGCAGCTTCGGCGACGAGCCGGGTGGCGATTTCGGCTCTTCCGGTCCGGTCAGCAGCGCCCCGCGCCGTCCCGTTGCCGCCGGCGGTGGCCGCAACAGCGACATGGACGACGACATCCCGTTCTGA
- a CDS encoding low molecular weight protein tyrosine phosphatase family protein, whose protein sequence is MTNVLFVCSANRLRSPTAEQVFSTWPGIETDSAGIANGADVLLSAEQVEWADIIFVMEKTHRNKLNRKFRSSLNNKRVICLDIPDDYEFMDPALVRILENRVGRYLRRD, encoded by the coding sequence GTGACCAACGTCCTTTTCGTCTGCAGCGCCAATCGCCTCCGCAGCCCTACCGCCGAACAGGTGTTTTCGACTTGGCCGGGGATCGAGACCGACTCGGCCGGCATTGCAAACGGCGCGGACGTGCTGCTGTCCGCCGAGCAGGTCGAATGGGCCGACATCATCTTCGTCATGGAGAAGACCCACCGCAACAAGCTGAACCGGAAATTCCGATCCAGCTTGAATAACAAGCGGGTCATCTGCCTCGACATTCCGGACGACTACGAATTCATGGATCCTGCCTTGGTCCGGATCCTTGAAAACCGAGTTGGCCGTTATCTGCGCCGGGATTAG
- the gyrA gene encoding DNA gyrase subunit A, which yields MADDDNKPGDQPAHPSDIRPVSIYEEMKKSYLDYAMSVIVARALPDARDGLKPVHRRILFAMHNRGDTPDKKHKKSAGAVGEVMGKYHPHGDQAIYDALVRMAQDFSMRAPLIDGQGNFGSVDGDPPAAMRYTESRLTKIALKLLEDIDDDTVDFQDNYDGSEREPVVLPARFPNLLVNGAGGIAVGMATNIPPHNLGEVIDACVALIDNPSLTIDELINIIPGPDFPTGGIILGRQGIRSAYHLGRGSIVMRGKVTFETVRKEREAIVITEIPYQVNKATMVERIAELYKEKKIEGISDLRDESDRDGYRVVVELKRDAVPDVVLNQLYKFTPLQTSFGVNAVALDSGRPQTMTLKDMLTIFVGFREQVVTRRTKYKLRKARERAHEQVGLAIAVANIDEIIRVIRTSPTPAAARETLMTRDWPARDVEDIITLIDDPRHRINADGTIRLSLEQARAILELRLARLTALGRDEIGDELSKLAGEISDYLEILRSRARILDIIKTELAEVKAEFATPRKTVIMEQEGEVEDEDLIQREDMVVTVSHAGYVKRVPLSAYRAQRRGGKGRSGMQTRDEDFVSRLFVASTHTPVLFFSSRGQVYKEKVWRLPMAAPNARGKAMINILPLEQGERITTIMPLPEDESTWGQLDVMFATTGGNVRRNKLSDFVDVRRSGIIAMKLDEGEAIVDVQICTEHDDVLLTSAAGQCIRFRVSDPRPDKDGEIKEHGVRVFGGRTSMGVRGISLEDDKVISMSILRHVETTSDERSAYLKMRRAVAGEPTTEEPAVDTEAEETSGNFQLTQERYAEMSAAEQIVLTVSVNGYGKRTSSYEYRTTGRGGKGIVAMSVNNRNGNLVASFPVEEADQIMLVTDKGQLIRCPVEGIRIAGRSTQGVIVFDTAEDEHVVSVEHITEEAESGNGANGE from the coding sequence TTGGCTGACGACGACAACAAGCCCGGCGACCAGCCGGCGCATCCCTCGGACATTCGCCCCGTTTCCATCTACGAGGAGATGAAGAAGTCCTATCTCGATTACGCCATGAGCGTGATCGTGGCGCGTGCGCTGCCCGATGCGCGCGACGGGTTGAAGCCGGTCCACCGCCGCATCCTGTTCGCGATGCACAATCGCGGCGACACCCCGGACAAGAAGCACAAGAAGTCCGCCGGTGCCGTCGGCGAGGTCATGGGTAAGTATCACCCGCACGGCGACCAGGCGATCTACGACGCCTTGGTGCGCATGGCGCAGGACTTCTCGATGCGCGCGCCGCTGATCGACGGGCAGGGCAATTTCGGCTCGGTCGACGGCGATCCGCCGGCGGCAATGCGCTACACCGAGTCCCGCCTGACCAAGATCGCGCTGAAGCTGCTCGAGGACATCGACGACGACACCGTCGACTTCCAGGACAATTACGACGGCTCCGAAAGAGAGCCGGTGGTTCTGCCCGCGCGGTTCCCGAACCTGCTGGTCAACGGCGCCGGCGGCATCGCGGTCGGCATGGCCACCAACATCCCGCCGCACAATCTCGGCGAGGTGATCGACGCCTGCGTCGCGCTGATCGACAATCCGTCGCTGACCATCGACGAGCTCATCAACATCATCCCGGGCCCGGATTTCCCGACCGGCGGCATCATCCTCGGGCGCCAGGGCATCCGCAGCGCCTACCATCTCGGCCGCGGCTCGATCGTGATGCGCGGCAAGGTCACCTTCGAGACGGTCCGGAAAGAACGCGAGGCGATCGTCATCACCGAGATCCCGTATCAGGTGAACAAGGCGACGATGGTCGAGCGCATCGCCGAGCTCTACAAGGAAAAGAAGATCGAGGGCATCTCCGACCTGCGCGACGAGTCCGACCGTGACGGCTATCGCGTCGTCGTCGAGCTCAAGCGCGATGCCGTGCCCGACGTCGTGCTGAACCAGCTCTACAAGTTCACGCCGCTGCAGACGAGCTTCGGTGTCAACGCCGTCGCGCTCGATTCCGGCCGTCCGCAGACCATGACCCTGAAGGACATGCTGACGATCTTCGTCGGCTTCCGCGAGCAGGTCGTCACCCGACGGACCAAATATAAGCTGCGCAAGGCGCGCGAGCGCGCGCATGAGCAGGTCGGCCTCGCCATCGCGGTCGCCAACATCGACGAGATCATTCGCGTGATCCGGACCTCGCCCACGCCGGCTGCCGCGCGCGAGACCCTGATGACGCGCGACTGGCCCGCCCGCGACGTCGAGGACATCATCACGCTGATCGACGATCCGCGCCACCGCATCAACGCGGACGGCACGATCCGCCTGTCGCTGGAGCAGGCGAGGGCGATCCTGGAGCTGCGCCTCGCACGCCTCACCGCGCTCGGCCGCGACGAGATCGGCGACGAGCTCTCCAAGCTCGCCGGCGAGATCAGCGACTATCTCGAGATCCTGCGCTCGCGCGCTCGCATCCTCGACATCATCAAGACCGAGCTTGCCGAGGTGAAGGCCGAGTTCGCCACCCCGCGCAAGACCGTGATCATGGAGCAGGAGGGCGAGGTCGAGGACGAGGACCTGATCCAGCGCGAGGACATGGTCGTCACCGTCTCGCACGCCGGCTACGTCAAGCGCGTGCCGCTGTCGGCCTACCGGGCGCAGCGCCGCGGCGGCAAGGGCCGCTCCGGCATGCAGACCCGCGACGAGGATTTCGTCAGCCGGCTCTTTGTCGCATCGACTCATACTCCGGTACTGTTCTTCTCCTCGCGCGGCCAGGTCTACAAGGAAAAGGTCTGGCGGCTGCCGATGGCAGCGCCCAACGCGCGCGGCAAGGCCATGATCAACATCCTGCCGCTGGAGCAGGGCGAGCGCATCACCACCATCATGCCGCTACCCGAGGATGAATCGACCTGGGGCCAGCTCGACGTGATGTTCGCCACCACGGGCGGCAACGTCCGGCGCAACAAGCTGTCCGACTTCGTCGACGTCCGCCGCTCCGGCATCATCGCGATGAAGCTCGATGAGGGTGAGGCGATCGTCGACGTGCAGATCTGTACCGAGCACGACGACGTGCTGCTGACTTCGGCCGCCGGCCAGTGTATCCGCTTCCGGGTCAGTGACCCTCGACCTGACAAGGATGGCGAGATCAAGGAGCACGGTGTTCGGGTCTTCGGTGGTCGAACCTCGATGGGCGTTCGAGGCATCTCACTTGAAGATGACAAGGTCATCTCAATGTCGATCTTGCGCCATGTCGAGACCACGTCCGACGAGCGCTCGGCCTATCTGAAGATGCGCCGCGCGGTGGCCGGCGAGCCCACGACCGAGGAGCCTGCGGTAGATACCGAGGCGGAAGAGACCTCTGGCAACTTCCAGCTCACCCAGGAGCGCTATGCCGAGATGTCGGCGGCCGAGCAAATCGTGCTGACGGTCTCCGTCAACGGCTATGGCAAGCGGACCTCGTCCTACGAGTACCGCACCACGGGCCGCGGCGGCAAAGGCATCGTCGCCATGAGCGTCAACAACCGCAACGGCAATCTCGTGGCGTCCTTCCCCGTGGAGGAGGCCGACCAGATCATGCTGGTGACCGACAAGGGTCAGTTGATCCGCTGCCCGGTCGAAGGCATCCGCATCGCCGGTCGCTCGACGCAAGGTGTCATCGTGTTCGACACCGCCGAGGACGAGCACGTCGTCTCGGTCGAGCACATCACGGAAGAGGCCGAGAGCGGCAACGGGGCGAATGGGGAGTGA